From a region of the Rhinolophus sinicus isolate RSC01 linkage group LG04, ASM3656204v1, whole genome shotgun sequence genome:
- the LOC141571054 gene encoding putative claudin-24, giving the protein MAFVFRVAMQFVGLLLSLLGWVLSIITTYLPHWKNLNLDLNEMENWTMGLWQTCVIQEEVGMQCKDFDSFLALPAELRISRILMFLSNGLGFLGLLVSGFGLDCLRIGERQQELKKRLLILGGILFWTAGIATLVPVSWVAHRTVQEFWDETIPEIVPRWEFGEALFIGWFAGFSLLLGGCLLNCAACSTQAPLASGHYAVAETQCPCLENATAGP; this is encoded by the coding sequence ATGGCTTTCGTCTTTAGAGTAGCAATGCAATTTGTTGGACTTTTATTATCTTTGCTGGGATGGGTTTTATCCATTATTACAACTTATCTGCCACATTGGAAAAACCTCAACCTGgacttaaatgaaatggaaaactggACCATGGGACTCTGGCAAACCTGCGTCATCCAAGAGGAAGTGGGGATGCAATGCAAGGACTTTGATTCTTTCCTGGCTCTGCCTGCCGAGCTCAGAATCTCCAGGATTTTAATGTTTCTGTCAAATGGGCTGGGATTTCTGGGCCTGTTGGTCTCTGGGTTTGGGCTGGACTGCTTGAGAATTGGAGAGAGACAGCAAGAGCTCAAGAAACGACTGCTAATCCTGGGAGGAATTCTCTTCTGGACAGCAGGCATCGCAACCCTTGTTCCAGTGTCCTGGGTCGCCCACAGGACAGTCCAGGAGTTCTGGGATGAGACCATTCCGGAGATCGTGCCCAGGTGGGAGTTTGGGGAAGCGCTCTTCATCGGCTGGTTTGCTGGGTTTTCTCTCCTTCTAGGAGGGTGTCTGCTAAACTGTGCGGCCTGCTCCACCCAAGCTCCTCTAGCTTCTGGCCACTACGCAGTGGCAGAAACACAGTGTCCATGCCTGGAAAATGCAACTGCAGGTCCTTAA